A segment of the Amblyomma americanum isolate KBUSLIRL-KWMA chromosome 6, ASM5285725v1, whole genome shotgun sequence genome:
cagtatctgtctcatatatcgttggacacctgaaccgcgccgtaagggaagggataagggagggagtgaaagaagaaaggaagagagaggtgccgtagtggagggctccggaataatttcgaccacctggggatctttaacgtgcactgacatcgcacagcacacgagcgtcttagcgttcggctcctcgttgtgttcgagaagcgtgctttgttgcttgtgtctttgtgcacacaagcaaactcaaaacacgcaatcaacaaagagcaaacgaagaaaaaacagcaaagcgagatgcgcaagcacgtgtgtgtcgatgcggctgctgaaaagcgttcaaagtcctttcttagcagtgtggatgtctttagtcatcgcctcctctacggttaagtgcactgtaacgcaaaattaaccattgaataagataaattagatattttttactgtttcaaaactaaaaattgcgtcaattttttattctttgagctcgctagctggcgctgccgtctgggttgctcctttaagcaactttaaggccgctgacggccgtttttattgctacggaactttatcgcaaaggtctcgacgctttgccgtgtagatgcgcgtcacgcgcctttggggcaaaggaccttaatttctaaggccttacaagtgcccgtgtgacaggggtattatacagCCTGGgcgcccagacgaagacaagcgctgttgtcgaaacgttggctggCGTGGCTGAGGCTCCCCCTCAATTCAATTTAAGAATCGCATCTTTCTTCCCACTCTCTTCCGTTAAACTGGAAATGGTTCATGACCGTGACTGGAAATGGAACATGACAAGATTCACGAGGCATTCCTGGAGTGCTCTCAAAAGTTAGAGCTCTTGTGTCATTAGCAGTAACGGTCATTGCCTGGCTACTCGACGCCTTCAGGTATGCTGCAAATATGACTCGGTTCACATACACTGCTCATTCCTTCCTCTGGGACGGAGCTGCCTTCAGTGTCCATAAAATCTTTTGTTTCCAAGTTTATGCTCATAAATTCTTTATCTCAGCaccgtcttttttttcctttccctatTCAGGGAGTTTAAACTGAAACTTGTACGTGACCGGTCGTCTTTCTCGGACGACTTTGTCCTGGTAACTAACGGCGGCATCGTACACGCTCATCTCGACCACATCTACACCGGCTACGTTGTCGGTGAGTGCGTTTCGTAATTCTGGTACCTTTAGACATATTTTTGCGAACCAAAAGAATTGATGCAAGGACTGTTCACTTTGTTGCGAGGTGAAATCATTTTTATGCTCTTTATTGATCGCAGCTATATAtttgtttatggtggtttaacgtcccaaagtagctcaggctatgaaggacgccgtagtggagggctccggataatttcgaccacctgggtttctttaatgtgcactgacatcgcacagcacacgggacgccagaatttcgcctccatcgaaattcgaccgtcgcggccgggatcgaacccgcttctttcgggtcagcagccgagcgctataaccacttagccaccgcgacgGCACATGTAGCTATTGATAAATGGCAGTTTGCAGGAAGGAAATAATTACTCAATCAAACATTGCTATGTTTCTTCTTTATTAACTACAATTTGAGATTGCGAACGTTGCCATCTGCACTACAGCCTTTTCGCGTCCATGATAAGCTTGCCCACCTTAGCATGTTCCCGGAGAAAACATTTCTTAAAATGTCACAGCTGCCATTTGGACTACAGAATGGAACTGAAACTTGGTGACGTTAACGCGGGGTAGGGCTGGAGACAATAATGTCGATAAGATATCAGTACTTGTGCTCTGAGGGCTTAAGAGGCACCGTGAGATGAAATTGTGAACAGAGGACCTACACTGGATAAAAAGGGTTAAAAAAGGTTTGCAGTCGTCAACAGTCAAATGAGTCGACACTTCGAATGAGGTCTAAGACACGGGGATGTAAGATATCAGCTAGTTTCAATACGAGACATTCAACAGTTTGCCCTGGCCGGCTGCTTATTTAGgaaggcaacttttttttttttttagaactcgCTTTTGACCTCATTTTTATAAAATCCGGTTTGCGTgcgcagtcagaaaaaaaaaaactcttctaaAAGAAAGCCCTATTTGTACACCATCGCTAAAAAGAAAAGTTCTATATGTACACCATCGCGCGAAGCTTTCGCATACCTTCCCACGCACCCCCTTTTAGCAAGCTTAATTTATGGGCCAGATGTCCGCGTGCGCAGTAGGCGGCTTGTATCATTTTCCACCCAGCGTTGCATACTTTAAAGCAAGCGGTCCTGAAAAGTTGCGCCTGACCCCAAACAGGACGAATTACCTCTGCAGGTGATAAACTTGAAAAAAGATAAAGCCTTTTCTCTTAATCTTCTCTTAATCTTAGGAGCGCATGCAGCGCGCGAAGTGGATACCGGAGATTCATTTTCATAATTTCAttctgtatatgtatgtatatgccTTCAATGTGCACATGTTCTGCTGCTCTGCCTTTACCGAGCCTTCGAGCATCTCGCCTTCTAGCTTTTCGCCCGAAACCCATTTCTTGTATGTCTGGAAATAAACTTTCTTCAATTCAATAAAATAAAATGCTCCAACTAAAGCTGCAGTTCGCTCATATATTTTTAATGGAAATAGCATGTGTGAAACTTATTGCTTGAACAGCGATAATTTCGTTAATCTGTGTAGAGAGACTTATACTGCTGTTCCAGTTCCCCTTTTTGACAGCGCAACGACGCCAACATTCGTCATTGTGAGATCGACAGTGATGAAATATTGCCTCCTCACACTCGCTGCCATGGCGTCTGCTACTTCCAACGAAAGCACCCACAGTACAGGTTAAAGGTCAGTGCAGGCCAGTACAGGATAAAGGACTCCGGGTGATGGAATCTAATCCAGGGCCCTTCTTTACTGTGTTCCGAAAAACTCACATccagctttgggacattaaaccccacgtACAACCAAACGAAGGACGGAGAGAGGATTGTGCTAGAAAACCTGGCCACCCTATACGCAATGCTTCATGACCTCGAACGTAGCGGAATCTTGGAAAAGCGCAAACATCAGCTTAAACCATAGGAAAGGGGACAGCTtagctcaaaagaaaaaaaaagtggtcaaGCCGAGAACAGCTTTCCTTTGGGTCAGGAACCGGGCACGCTACGCTTGTTCAGTGGCAGAAACGGAGGCCTTGTACGAGCACCTCACACCGCACAGTGGGCGGATTACATTACAGGAACATTTAGTTAATAGGGTCACTAATTTGTGTCATCAGCTGCAGCCAGCTGGTCGATGTCTGCGAAAGGGTGCACCAAGAGACCCACAAGCGAACGTAGGGTCCTtttgacgctatcgcgtcatagtcCTAAGGTGTAGTTAAGTGTCCCCCAAGTTTTCTTCAGCCATTACAGGAAACGCGTCGGACTGAACAACAGTGTGGCGCTGCCTCGACCTTGGTTTCATGCAGGCGCTGCCGGCAGCCGTGTGATGGGAGCCCTGATGGGCGGCGTGTTCACCGGCCACATCGTCTTCTCCCCTGGCGACGAATTCTACGTGGAGCGGGCCAGCCGCTTCTTTGCTGCGACGTCGCCGCGGCCGTTCCATTCAGTGATCTACTCGACCCGCGACGTCACAGCTGGCGGCGCCTTCTGCGGTGCCCAAAGCCTGCGCGGAAGCCGCATGGATGCCACCCAGCGCCAACGCCACAAGTCACTTCTGAAGGCACTGAAATATCTCTGCATTTCTTTGTTTCTAAGATGGGAAAAACCGTAGGCGAAGAACAGGGGGAGGCATGCGCTCAAAGCTATGGTTAGCATGTGTTTCCCAAGCTTCCAGATGTTTCTCAAACGGGAATACCGTGCACCAGGCCTAGGGAACTCTTGCGGCcgttaaaaaaaaagtcagtagGTTCCTGGCTGCACATGATTTGACCGCGTGGTGCGTCTGCATATATGGCGAATGCTCGGAGCGTAGGATATCATTGAGGCGCCTTTAGGCACCATGCAGCTATAGCTGCAGCAAGCAACGAATAGCGCATTGTACATATATAGGGCTAAAGCGCAGACCCTGGGAACCTACCTCGAGTCCCAAACCAATCAGCATAATCTTGCTTTGGTAGCCTCCGTATAGTGTAGGTGACCCCGAGCGTTCTAGCATGCGTTAAAATTCACTGTGATGGTTTGTTGTCAATAACTGTGCTTCCTCCTCGTAATTATTGGCAGGCGCTCAGGTACTATTTAATAAAATATTATATTAAGATTAAGATGTCACGGTGGGCGCAAATAAATACGGCGCCGAACCCAGCTGCCAACAAGAGTTGCCTGGTTGTCCCGGATGAGAACAGAATGGCATCAGCATATGTAATCatcaagccgccgtggtggcttagtggttacggcgctcggctgctggcccgaaagacgcgggttcggttccAGCCtcgggggtcgaattttgatggaggagaaatgctagagtcccatgtgctgtgcgatgtcagtgcacgttaaggaacaccaggtgaccgaaatttccggagtcctccactacggcgtccttcatagcctgagtcgcttcgggacgttaaacccccataaaccataaaccatatataATCATCAGAAGTGCTCTACTGCGAACGATTATTAACCGCGATCCCTCCTTCGTTGAGGCCTCGGCTTCGGCTTCACACGGTGCATGCCGTTGGGTGAAAGTGGGTGGCGCTTCTGGAAGGTGGAGCCTTCATTCGTAGCGGCTTActaacaataacaataattgttttttgtggaaaggaaatggcgcagtatctgtctcatatatcgctggacacctgaaccgcgccgtaacgggagggataaaggagggagtgaaagaagaaaggaagaaaaaggtgccgtagtggaggggtctgggaataatttcgaccatctggggatatttaacgctccccgcctcggtggctcagtggttagggcgctcgactactgatccggagttccccgggttcgaacccgaccgcggcggctgcgtttttatggaggaaaaacgctaaggcgcccgtgtgctgtgcgatgtcagtgcacgttaaagatccccaggtggtcgaaattattccggagccctccactacggacctattcgttcctatcttctttcactccctcctttatcccttcccttacggcgcggttcaggtgtccaaagatatatgagacagatactgcgccatttcctttccccaaaaaccaattattattattattatacttaacgcgcactgacatcgcacagcacacgggcgccttagcgtttttcctccataaaaacgcagccgccgcggtcgggttcgaacccgggaactccggatcagtagccgagcgcctaaccactgagccaccgcggcgggtgcagagGCTTCGCACGCCTCCATTTTAGGGAAATGTCGCTCATTCTGTTAACGCAGTAAAGCGTGGTTGAACAGAGGAAAGAAGAGCAGTGCAAGTGCTATCACAACAATCTCCAAAACTGTGAATTCGGGAACCGGCAAAAAcgctcgccccgccgcggtggctcagtggttagggcgctcggctactgatccggagttcccgggttcgaacccgaccgcggcggctgcgtttttatggaggaaaaacgataaggcgcccgtgtgctgtgcgatgtcagtgcacgttaaagatccccaggtggtcgaaattattccggagccctccactacggacctatttgttcctctcttctttcactccctcctttatcccttcccttacggcgcggttcaggtgtccaacgatatatgagacagatactgcgccatttcctttccaccaaaaaccaattattattaaaaacgctcaaaattcaaacaccccaaacgaaaaaaaaaaacgaccggtTTCATATGTTCGCACACTGCACCGTATCCAAGTAGACCACACCTTTTCTTGACAGCGACTTTTCCGTCCCAATCCTCGTCATTTCAGATGCTTGTCCTTTGGTCTACAATCCTGTATATCGCAATGCATGCTGCAGTGTTGGAAAAGTGGCTTATATTTGCAGGAACGACAATGATCCGCTAAATGGCCGGAACCCCTGCCTCTTTGTGACGCCTGCGTTGGCGATCGACCCGTTTGCCCGATGTGTACATTGCCACTGTAATCTGAAAACACTGCTAGTGCAGGGTACGGACGGAATCTGATGCTGTAGCGAGCAAGGCATCAATTTTTTCTGACGCGGACATGAGAACATTTTATCTACCGTATGGGGCAATCTTTCTGAGGGAGTGTGAGAGCTTGCGGATATACAACAGCCCCATGACTTTTGTGGGACCCTCCCGCCTATCTGATTCCTGCACATGCtgtatatttttgtttatttgtcagGAGTGTGCATGACTTCCGTGACCGCCTTTGTAGGTGCCTGTGGCAACCTCCTGTATGAATTCAAATTACCTGCTTGTCAAACCTTCAGTAAACGAGTGCAGGACTtatcctttctctacttcgtccactagtgttttttttttgcgcaagaatTTCATTAACAAGAGCGTTTGTAAGGACCGGAGTTTTGGTCGTAATCAAAGATTTGATGACAATAAGCATTTTTATTCGAACACTATTTCATTGGAGAGTGTGGTTACTAGGCTTTAGTATGTAATCTTGCTCAGTAAGTAGATGAAAGAAAAAGGCATCCTTAAACATTTAATCACACAAACGCATTCAAAGCTCTTGCGTGATCCGCAAGTTTGTCAGGTAATGTCCCGAAAACACCGCCCTCACTGACCTAATTGTATAGAGTACACAAAAGAGGAAAGTAATGCCGTGCGCACATACGGGCACGACCAGCTCTCGCTCATAATCGACTGTTACAAAAGGTGACAGAAAGAGATGATCACAGCTTCCGCACTTTGTTCTATACACCTTCGCATGCTTTTTGCGTCTATTGGCCGCAGGCAACCAGGCGTCGTCGGTCGAAGCGTTCCTTGTTGACTCAAGCGCGCCACGTCAGCGCGGATATTGGCCAGACTCCACCGCATGGCATTCAAGGCAGGGGATGGGCGAATAgcagcacggcgcttctgcggaGGGCCTCTTCCTCCGAGGGCCAGTCGGGATCGCCGAAGCGCGTGTGCCACCTGCACATCGGGGTGGACCACCTGCTGTTCGAGGCCGTGCTCGAGGACCTAGAGGGAGACGAGGTGCGCGCTCGCGACACCGTCATCGCCCTGGTGGCGTCGCACGTGGCCGCCGCCTCGGAGATGTTCGGTGCCACCGACTTCATGGGCGTCACCGGCATCTCGTTCGCCGTGCAGCGAGTCCAGGTATCCACTGCATCCATAGCCGCGAGGACACAGCAATGAATGTACTCAGACTAGGAGAAATCGTGGCCATTGGATTttaatggtacggtatggtacggtatagtacggtacggtacggcacAGGGCGGTATGGTGCGGTACGgaacggtacggtacggtacagtatggtatggtatggtatggtatggtatggaacggtgCGGTATGGTGCGGTACGGAATGGtgcggtacggtacagtatggtatggtatggaacggtgCGTTATGGTGCGGTACGgaacggtacggtacggtacagtatggtaggGTGTGGtatggttcgaaacccaccgccggacacccaccggtaaaaatgggtacaagccaccctcGGCCccgcgcccggcttcttcagcgGTGTCTGCTTGGAGGAGGCtgcgcaaaccccgctgcgcctctTTGGGGGCAAACCCACTTTCGAACACTCAGCCCGCAAAGGTGGTTtgtgtttcactcccaagtgaagaaTTCGACTCaaacgctctaaccagcgtcaagttcaacactaagcgATCCGTCATCAGAAGCGACTCAGAGTATCACTGCGCTCCAGGGAAAGTGCGGTTTTTCCGGCTGTtcgactttgtgagaaaaaaaaaaagggggggggggggcacaaataggcttctaccgcatgaggcggatttagggttgcttgacagcggaacttatctctgatccgtcaaggcaactgtggtcCAGACGCTTCTCCCAAGCACCTCACCTATAGAAGAGCGGAGCAGTTGACCGGGGGAAAttttgtacccattaaaaaaccagtgggtgcccggcggcactggggaccgaacccagcagctcccgaatgcgaggcagatgctctactACAAGTCCACGCTTCGGTCCttggatggtatggtatggtgtggtatgataaATTTCTGAAGCAGCCTGTGATTTCTAAGGGATCGCATAAATTGGCGCTATTTATTCGCGCTAGGTACGACCGTATAGTTCAATGCCTGGTGGCCAGTTTACGTATCTACGAGGTGTATCGGTTATCATAGATacagcaataaatatttgcgaCGACATGCAGATTCTGGGCTATATCAGGCAGTTGATTTCCAGAGGTGAGGCGACAATGGAAAGGCTTTTACGAAGCCAAGAAACCTTGTATGAATCAGCGGAATTTATTTTGAAGTGAGGAGCAGGTGAGGTTCATCGCTCAAACGACTGCTTGCGTCACTTCCGGCTCTGcttgccactccctgcatttgaCGGCCGCAGATCAACGACTCCAGGGCGTGCCAAGGCCAGTGGCGGCACTCAAATTCGTTCTGCCGCGAAGACCTGGACGCGACCCACTTGCTGAGCACGCTGTCGCGCAGCGATCACAGCTCCTATTGTGCTTCGTACTTGTGGACGCACCGCGCTTTTCCAGGCGGTCTTCTGGGCGTCGCTTACATCGCCGATGGACTAGGTGAGCAAGTGGTTCCCATGTTCCTACAGAACAACTTGGATCGGAACAAGCCAGAACGCCGCTGACCACAACTGCCGTTGCATTTCGGGTGCAGCATTGACAGCTGCAGCGCCCAAGCTTCCTTGATTtttaaccggcgtttgttccctcacccattctgcccgcttccggtctcttaacgttacatctatcacttttctttccatggctcgttgcgttgtccttaacttaagctgaacccatttCGTTAGGCTCCAAGtttttgccccataggtgagtaccggtaagattaagctgttgtgcacttttcacTTGAGGGTTactggtgaactgccattcatgatctgagaggatGAGCCATTTGCACATCACTCTGCGTTATTCGTgtataaagaaaggaaaggaacgccgaccaaaggttttgtTAAAACGAAGacatttcggcttccatacggaagccttgatcactgagcgatcaaggcttccgtatggaagccgaagcgtcttcgttttaacaacaacctttgagtgatcaaggcttccgtatggaagccgaaacgtcttcgttttaacaacaacctttggtcggcgttcctttcctttctttatacatgaatcttctacccgaccagacgagttttcgtcagacgtTAGATTTCACTCTGCGTTGTCATCGCGTCGCACGTGTGATGCTTCCCTTGCGCAGGCTTCCCCGGAGGCATCTGCGAGCCGTTCCAGCCGGTCGTGCAGGACGGCACGGCCGTGCGCTTCTCTGGTCCCATGAGCCTCAACACGGGCATCGTCTCCTTCCAGAACCACAACGGCCGCGTCCCGCAGCGCGTCTCCGAGATAACCTTCGCTCACGAGCTGGGACACAACTTTGGGTCACCCGTGCGTTTATTGTGGATGTCTATATATATAGGCGCTGCTCGCGAGCACCGCTATTAGCATTAGGATGTGTTGCAAATAGAGATTTACTGCGATCTTCTGGCGAAAAATTCGTCGTGTGCGCGCGTGCCTGCGTGCGCACGTTCGCCCGTAGCTAGTTTGCATTGCGTGTGTTTGCAAGTGTCCAAAGGCTGTCTTTATGACTGTTCGCTCACGGTCGAAAAAAAGCGACAGAACCGTGTAAAAACCACAACATTTTTTGTAGTTTTGCCGTAACGACAGATTTTCTGTTGCTTTCTAGCATTTTTCTGTAGTACTGTAGTCCTTTTCTGTAGTCGGTAATTCTGTAATACTTTTTTGTAGTTACTGCACAAAATTCTATTCTCACTAAAACAATTTCTGTTGTAAGGTTTTCCTcaaaaacattacagaaaatGTGTTGTGGCAACAGAAACTTTTTGTCGTGTTTTCTCGCCTGACTGTTCATTCTTATTTAGATCTGGCGGCCAAGGTAGTGCGCGAACAAGCGTAACGCTCTCAGCACGGCTTGTGTACCGACCCGGTAGCGTTACCACCATCTCCACGTCCACCTTACCTTATTTACCTTGCTGTAGGCGCTTCATCATTGGCAGTCAGGTTAGGTGCACTACAGGACCGATACATAATTCCCCCAATTATCTCCGATCGCCGCCGCCTTGACCCACCACGATAACCTTAGCCAAACAAACTTCTTCACTTAACCTGAACTGATGTCTCCATCGAGTACTTTTCCATCCCGCTGGTATGTTCTCTCTCACTAATCGATTAAAATGTTAGAGGATAAACAAAAGCAAATAATGAGACTATGGTCAGCTGGGAGCTTCATCATCGGCCAACCCGTCTCACATCACCCATTCGCTCGCTCTTTTGTTTTAAGCCTCACTTCTAGCCCTTTTCTGAGCTTCCCGGTTTCGGCCCCACAGATGGTATATTAGCAAAATACATAGGTTATGCGCATTCATTCTTAGATATATTACTAAGCTAATGTTCACAGTATGGCAGCTGTTTCCGGATGCATTCAGCCACATCCTTACCACGGGGATCAGCCCTATCGTACATTTTCATCATGGCATTCAGCCTCAATACCGACTGAAATTCGACGGCGTCGAAATGCTGCAGCACTCACACCTGATACCTCTTCGCCGCTGGTGGCGCTACGAGGCTGTACGAAACGTTGCCGGGCGATTCACTCCTTACTGATTGCACATATTTTATCTGGGTTTTTCGCCGGGAAGTGACCCCTGGCAGCGAATTTCGCTCGCTCTTGACGCCGAATATCTTTGTGCGAACAAACGTGATCACTGCTGCCTTCATTTCCAGCAGAAAGAGCAGGAGCTTTTAAAGGGGCCGCCAAACAGATGACGAAAACAAACGGTGGAATTTCTGTAGCTTTCTTTATTTTAGCTGCATTTCAATCAGTGTAGATAGTCTCGGCATTGGATTATAGGCTGCTTGCATCTATATATTGCTTGAAGCTGCATTCTGAGGTCGTCCTGCAGCATGACTACTTACCGGTGTGCGTTCCTGGCGGCGATGAGGGCAACTACATCATGTTCGCCAACGCCCAGACTGGCATTGGCTCCAACAACCGCAAGTTTTCGCCCTGCAGTGTCGAATACATTTCCGTCGTCCTCGACGACATGCTCACGGGCGAGGGCACGCGCCCCAACTGCTTCCAAGGTGGGCAGCTTTGGCATACGCATGTTGTGCCATTAAGCGCCTGAGTGTTTCTTATAACAAAGGAAGCCCCATTCTAGGTCTGCTTTGGCTCCATCAGGCTTTCAAGCGCTACGTACAAAATAGCTGACTGACCCTGATTTTTCCGCGTCTTCCTgctttgcgtgcgtgcgtgtcaaCTAAAGTTAGCTATTAATTTTCTACAGTAATGCGCAAAATTTTATACGAGGCGCTACAACGGTTATTAATAGAAAGATGGGAGCACCAGGATTTGTGAAATAAGCATTAGAATGGTCCTGGAATCGCACTATTTTTATTCCCTCCGAAGATGCACCTGCCCATAGGAAAGCCAGAATGTATTATTGCGGTTGAAACATCTGTCTGCTTGACTATGTCGAAACAGGTCGAAGGGCGTTCTACTAATCTCACTGTTTCAAGCCATAATGCTTACTGCATTCGCCAGCTAACCCAAAAAAGCACCATAGTTACACATGTAAAGCGTGCTCTAATTGTCTATAACAATGAATCGCAGATAGTTGTCGCACGTTTTCAGAAAATGCTGCGAGTTCGCAATGTACACAACTGTGTGCATTAAAGAGTTAAGAAGTGAGGTTTTTTGGGTGTCACCAAGCTGAGTTCCCATTCACGATAACACCACGCAGCAGCAAACGAGAAATTGAGGACGGAAACCTTCACAATGCTTTTGCATTTAGAATACAATACGAGCGGTCAAGCTATGACTGCCACTtattcaacttttttttcttatgagcGTGTGTACATGTGCCCTCCTCTACCATTATTTCTTCGAAGAGGCACTATAAGGACAACCTCATCCAGTTGCCGTACTTAgtaaaaactgcttttttttctttgttgctgtGCTAATGATTGTTCGGCCGCAAAAGACGCAATTGTTGCTGAGTAGTttgaattaaaaagaaaaaaaattatctgccgCCAATCAGGACGCCATCGCAGAAAAGGACTCTGTGATCGGCGTTAGGAAGGCAATGTCGGTATAGGCTATAGCTTCATGGGATACGCACACACAAAAACTGTCATGGCGTTCCCACAGTTTGCTCGAGAAAACGGTCGACGGTATTCATATCTATATTCGACCTTTTGTAGTTTTACTAGCTTACAAATGCTCGGCTTTCAATGAAAATTGCCTCTTTGTCACCAGAAGA
Coding sequences within it:
- the LOC144095206 gene encoding disintegrin and metalloproteinase domain-containing protein 10-like — protein: MSLAARALNHFVRHYEPLSYQPVNITTTARWKRSAVRGQSHLSSVKVSFRAHDREFKLKLVRDRSSFSDDFVLVTNGGIVHAHLDHIYTGYVVGAAGSRVMGALMGGVFTGHIVFSPGDEFYVERASRFFAATSPRPFHSVIYSTRDVTAGGAFCGAQSLRGSRMDATQRQRHKSLLKATRRRRSKRSLLTQARHVSADIGQTPPHGIQGRGWANSSTALLRRASSSEGQSGSPKRVCHLHIGVDHLLFEAVLEDLEGDEVRARDTVIALVASHVAAASEMFGATDFMGVTGISFAVQRVQINDSRACQGQWRHSNSFCREDLDATHLLSTLSRSDHSSYCASYLWTHRAFPGGLLGVAYIADGLGFPGGICEPFQPVVQDGTAVRFSGPMSLNTGIVSFQNHNGRVPQRVSEITFAHELGHNFGSPHDYLPVCVPGGDEGNYIMFANAQTGIGSNNRKFSPCSVEYISVVLDDMLTGEGTRPNCFQEPTGPFCGNLIREGSEECDCGYNLFECRDKCCHSRRHPKHCTLTAGAKCRLGNSALHEQAREEPGKVPGIPSNEACCTENCTFYGPTVLCRPEDDCQHEAFCNGASGECPASNWKPDGTLCNNGTQLCESGDCRQSVCRLYNLQQCYLTGPHHTPDEMCLIACTEGLPGSECLEACKIDRMRALCHKRLEPGAACADLQGYCDSFRRCRFINAEGSLARLHLLRFDISSFIEAALRYWYLTGLGLLVSSAATVAVIRACAVHTPSTNPVLWPNRKISDSIRHPLDFLRDFAGL